A window of Oceanotoga teriensis contains these coding sequences:
- the thyX gene encoding FAD-dependent thymidylate synthase, whose product MQENQKKTIKILDKGFVTLIDQMGNDRSAVRAARVSYGQEISTDERDKKLINYLLKHSHFSPFEHISFTFHVKAPIFIVRQWFRHRIGMSPNEISRRYTSKQADEFYIPDHIRTPDKENKQGSIKIKNSELSQECINLIENAYMESYNIYNNLLNKGVAREMARMVLPVGQYTEFYLTTNLRALFHFFNLRADSHAQWEIQEYARAMAEIVKEICPWSFEAFINHNYTGDLL is encoded by the coding sequence ATGCAGGAGAATCAGAAAAAAACAATCAAAATACTTGACAAAGGGTTTGTAACTTTAATAGATCAAATGGGAAATGATAGATCTGCTGTAAGAGCAGCAAGAGTTTCTTATGGTCAAGAAATTTCTACAGATGAAAGAGATAAAAAATTAATTAACTATCTTTTAAAACATTCTCACTTTTCACCATTTGAACATATAAGTTTTACATTTCATGTAAAAGCACCTATATTTATTGTTAGACAATGGTTTAGACATAGGATTGGAATGTCTCCAAATGAAATTTCAAGGAGATATACTTCAAAACAAGCTGATGAATTTTATATACCAGATCATATAAGAACTCCTGATAAAGAAAATAAACAGGGTAGTATAAAAATAAAAAACTCTGAACTTTCACAAGAATGTATAAATTTGATAGAAAATGCTTATATGGAATCTTATAATATATATAATAATCTTTTAAATAAAGGTGTTGCAAGAGAAATGGCGAGAATGGTATTACCAGTTGGTCAATATACAGAGTTCTATTTAACAACTAATTTAAGAGCTTTATTTCATTTTTTTAATCTGAGAGCTGATTCTCATGCTCAATGGGAAATACAAGAATATGCAAGGGCAATGGCTGAAATAGTAAAAGAAATTTGTCCATGGAGTTTTGAAGCTTTTATAAACCATAATTATACAGGAGATCTCTTATAA
- a CDS encoding ABC transporter substrate-binding protein produces the protein MKKALSIVLLLLVGIIALSSFTIIDDLGRPVKIDQDIKRIISAAPAVSDYLKHLNAEDLVVGVTDWDNNIEAEKIGNMTPLNLEKIISLNPDIVFISGGFQEKELERLEKYNIKTIVINPLSINDIIRDTVLIGTIIDKKEQAIKLSKNLRERMLNISKETSTWSEKPTVMYAMISSQNISSIWTSGTGSFMNELLSIAGSLNVASPYTGNNGWLSVGPEFIVSKNPDIIIVPSYFMGDNSGIETLKSASQFKNVNAVKNNKIFSINNDKASQASPSLIEALESIYEIIKESK, from the coding sequence ATGAAAAAAGCATTGAGTATTGTTCTATTGTTATTAGTAGGAATTATAGCTTTATCATCATTTACAATAATAGATGATCTTGGAAGACCTGTAAAAATAGACCAAGATATTAAGAGAATAATTTCTGCTGCACCAGCTGTATCTGATTATTTGAAACATTTAAATGCAGAAGATCTTGTTGTAGGCGTTACTGATTGGGATAATAACATTGAAGCTGAAAAAATAGGAAATATGACACCTTTGAATCTTGAAAAAATAATAAGCTTAAATCCTGATATTGTATTTATATCTGGTGGATTCCAAGAAAAAGAACTTGAAAGATTAGAAAAATATAATATAAAAACTATAGTTATAAACCCATTATCCATAAATGATATAATAAGAGACACAGTTTTAATAGGAACTATAATTGATAAAAAAGAACAAGCAATAAAATTATCAAAAAATTTAAGAGAAAGAATGCTTAATATTTCTAAAGAAACATCTACTTGGTCAGAAAAACCAACTGTTATGTATGCAATGATTTCAAGTCAAAATATTTCATCAATTTGGACAAGTGGAACAGGTTCTTTTATGAATGAATTACTATCAATCGCTGGTAGTTTAAATGTTGCTTCACCATATACTGGAAATAATGGTTGGCTTTCTGTTGGCCCTGAATTTATAGTTTCTAAAAATCCAGATATAATTATTGTTCCTTCTTATTTTATGGGAGATAATTCTGGAATTGAAACTTTAAAATCAGCTTCTCAATTTAAAAATGTAAATGCTGTTAAAAACAACAAAATATTTTCAATTAATAATGATAAAGCTTCACAAGCATCACCTTCATTAATAGAAGCATTAGAGTCAATATATGAAATAATAAAGGAGTCAAAATGA
- a CDS encoding ATP-binding protein, with the protein MATLETISDHIIDICENAVRSNSIECKLIIIESKDFFSFEVKDYGIGMNSEELNNALTPFYTTKKERKKKIGMGLPFLKFSCELTGGSFNIKTKPNNGTTVNATFVKTNIDCQPLGDLSNALYFVIYLDSKINWYIKRTFLDDGYEIDTKQLKNSFENIYDTPKFMLQIKQNIYNLEKELKGGF; encoded by the coding sequence ATGGCCACATTAGAAACAATCTCTGATCATATAATAGATATATGCGAAAACGCTGTAAGGTCTAATTCAATAGAATGTAAATTAATTATTATCGAAAGCAAAGATTTTTTTTCTTTCGAAGTTAAAGATTATGGAATAGGGATGAATTCAGAAGAATTGAACAATGCACTTACTCCTTTTTATACTACAAAAAAAGAGAGGAAGAAAAAAATTGGCATGGGATTGCCTTTTTTAAAGTTCTCTTGTGAATTAACGGGTGGTAGTTTTAATATCAAAACAAAACCAAACAATGGTACAACTGTAAATGCAACTTTTGTAAAAACTAATATTGATTGCCAACCATTAGGAGATCTTTCAAATGCTCTTTATTTTGTTATATATCTCGACTCTAAAATAAATTGGTACATAAAAAGAACTTTTTTAGATGATGGATATGAAATAGATACAAAACAATTAAAAAACTCATTTGAAAATATATATGATACTCCTAAATTTATGTTACAGATAAAACAAAATATTTATAATTTAGAAAAAGAATTAAAAGGAGGATTTTAA
- a CDS encoding FecCD family ABC transporter permease — protein sequence MTIKKIKNRKRIIPLLFILLIISFISIIIFTSLGSVNIPLKEVIKTLFLNQENSTYKLLIMDLRLPRILGSFIIGGILALSGNILQLIIQNPLADPYILGISSGASFGAVIYTALSGILGLHLFFGLETFSFIFSIISAIIVFMLAKEGKKFPVLSLILSGVIVSFLFNAFTTLITVMFWRNLIHVNIWLMGSTASITWEDIFILTVVLLIQTIVIIIYNKELNVLSMGDDMAIYSGVNPEKIKMILILTNIFAVSIAVSKSGIIGFVGLIIPHLVRKIKGPYSLISSLISILSGGIFLTISDFISRTIFAPSELPIGIITSIIGAPLFIYVMKKRGKKL from the coding sequence ATGACTATAAAAAAAATTAAAAACAGGAAGAGGATTATACCTCTCCTGTTTATTCTTTTGATAATAAGTTTTATATCTATAATAATTTTTACTTCTTTGGGAAGTGTAAATATTCCATTAAAAGAAGTAATAAAAACACTATTTCTTAATCAAGAAAATTCTACATATAAATTACTCATTATGGATTTGAGATTACCAAGAATTTTAGGTAGTTTTATAATTGGAGGTATTTTAGCTTTATCTGGAAATATATTACAGTTAATAATTCAAAATCCTCTTGCAGACCCTTATATACTTGGAATATCTTCTGGAGCCTCTTTTGGAGCTGTAATTTATACGGCTTTATCTGGTATATTAGGATTACATTTATTTTTCGGATTAGAAACTTTTTCTTTCATATTTTCTATAATATCTGCAATCATAGTATTTATGTTGGCAAAAGAAGGAAAAAAATTTCCAGTATTATCTTTAATATTAAGTGGTGTAATAGTTAGTTTTTTGTTCAATGCATTTACAACATTAATAACAGTAATGTTTTGGAGAAATTTAATACATGTAAATATATGGCTCATGGGAAGTACAGCTTCTATTACATGGGAAGATATATTTATATTGACTGTAGTATTATTAATACAAACTATCGTAATAATAATTTATAATAAAGAATTAAATGTTTTATCTATGGGTGATGATATGGCAATATATTCTGGTGTAAATCCAGAAAAAATAAAAATGATACTAATTTTAACAAATATATTTGCTGTATCTATAGCTGTTTCAAAATCTGGAATAATAGGGTTTGTTGGATTAATAATACCACATCTTGTAAGAAAAATTAAAGGACCATATTCATTAATTTCTAGTTTAATATCTATATTATCGGGTGGAATTTTTTTAACTATAAGTGATTTTATATCCAGAACAATTTTTGCTCCTTCCGAACTTCCAATAGGAATAATAACTTCTATAATCGGAGCGCCTTTATTTATATATGTTATGAAAAAAAGAGGGAAAAAATTATGA
- a CDS encoding CBS domain-containing protein: MLENKNEVDKLVSTLSKVFSNTLINEIMTTPPILVTGETKLKYAKEIMRIKGISGMPVIKRDLTLSGILSIEDIIRVIENNSLEERVEKWMTKKPIFLNEEDTIMTFLELNKNEKFGRYPVINSKKKVVGVVTKIDILEWMFKKLGYIYVHDERRDKVLNKNYVSSITGENFETEGYDFKYSIDYKSVEMVGIAATKLKKFLTSKNINPELIRKISISTYEAEANVVIHSESNGILYCWTEEDKIKVFIEDFGKGIEDIDSALKEGYSTATENVREKGFGAGMGLPNMKRFSDRMTLISSSGKGVKLEMLFYFNKGE, encoded by the coding sequence ATGTTAGAAAATAAAAATGAAGTTGATAAATTAGTAAGTACATTATCAAAAGTTTTTTCTAACACTTTAATAAATGAAATTATGACCACTCCACCAATTCTAGTCACTGGCGAAACTAAATTAAAATACGCTAAAGAAATAATGAGAATAAAAGGAATATCTGGAATGCCTGTTATAAAAAGAGATTTAACTCTAAGCGGAATTTTAAGTATAGAAGATATAATAAGAGTAATTGAAAATAATAGTCTAGAAGAACGTGTCGAAAAATGGATGACAAAAAAACCAATTTTTTTAAATGAAGAAGATACAATTATGACTTTTTTAGAACTAAATAAAAATGAGAAATTTGGACGATATCCTGTAATAAATTCTAAGAAAAAAGTCGTTGGCGTGGTAACAAAAATTGATATATTAGAATGGATGTTTAAAAAGCTTGGCTATATATATGTTCATGATGAAAGAAGGGATAAAGTTTTAAATAAAAATTATGTATCTTCTATAACTGGAGAAAATTTTGAAACTGAAGGATATGACTTTAAATATTCTATAGATTATAAATCTGTAGAAATGGTAGGAATAGCCGCAACAAAATTAAAAAAATTTTTAACTTCTAAAAATATTAATCCAGAATTGATAAGAAAAATATCTATTTCTACATATGAAGCAGAAGCAAACGTTGTAATTCACTCAGAGTCTAATGGAATATTATATTGTTGGACAGAAGAAGATAAAATTAAAGTATTCATCGAAGATTTTGGAAAAGGTATAGAAGATATAGATTCTGCTCTAAAAGAAGGTTATTCTACAGCTACTGAAAATGTTAGAGAAAAAGGATTTGGAGCTGGAATGGGTCTTCCAAATATGAAAAGATTTTCAGATAGAATGACATTAATTTCAAGTTCTGGAAAAGGAGTAAAATTAGAAATGCTATTTTATTTCAATAAGGGGGAATAA
- a CDS encoding iron-sulfur binding hydrogenase, producing the protein MTLQNMIEKLDLKIIYSSKTDTDIISGHIGDLLSEVMRDAKKDCIWITHQTHQNIIAVAEVVGAKAIVLPKPGKYLEETIKKAEEMDISLLISENDAFETAGKIYNLLKNE; encoded by the coding sequence GTGACTCTACAAAATATGATAGAAAAATTAGATCTAAAAATTATCTATTCATCAAAAACAGATACAGATATAATATCTGGCCATATAGGAGATTTATTGAGTGAAGTGATGAGAGACGCAAAAAAAGATTGTATATGGATAACTCATCAAACTCATCAAAATATAATCGCAGTTGCAGAAGTAGTAGGTGCAAAGGCTATTGTACTGCCTAAACCAGGAAAATATCTTGAAGAAACAATTAAAAAAGCAGAAGAAATGGATATTTCTCTTTTAATTTCTGAAAATGATGCTTTTGAAACTGCTGGCAAAATATATAATCTTCTAAAAAATGAATAA